The window TAGTAAACATATATCGGTTGAAGAGAAAATGGCGATGTTTTTGATGATGATTGGTGACAATCAACATTATGTAATCATCAAACGTAGATTTCAACACTCAAAACAAAcgattcataagtatttttatgaAGTATTGGATAAAATGATGGTGTTTGCAAAAGATATAATAGTACCAACTTCCTTTAATCCAAATCCAAACATCCCGGGACATAATAGGAGGTTACGAAGGATTTTCAGAGGAGCGGTTCGTGCGCTTGATGGAACTTTGGTACATGCTATTGTCCCTCTCGACAAACAACATTTGTATAGAGGAAGGGGAAAAGGCGACTGCTATCAAAATGTATTGGCAATATGCGACTTCAATATGATTTCTACATTTGTCGTGGCTGGATGGGAAGGGATAGCACATGATTCAAGAATATTATCTGAAGCTTTAACAGATCGAGATGCACCATTTCCATTTCCACCACTAGGTTTGTTTACATTTTCaatttaatatttctacttttttttaagttaattatttccttatatttaCATATAAGTACTACCTTTGTGATACACACTCGAGGATTTATGGCTCCTTAGCGTAATGTGAGGTATTGGCTTGGAGATTTTCATCGAAGACGTGCATTAACCAACATATAAAAATTTAATCACTCACATGCAAAACTTCGAAATGTCGTTGAACGTGCTTTTGGTATCTTGAAAGCACGTTTCCCTATATTGAAGAGAATGGCTCCATTTCCATTGGTTATACAAAGAAACATCGTCATTGCATGTTTTGCGCTTCATAATTATATAATCAAAGAGGGATTAAGTGATGAGTATTTTTCTCAATATAATCAAGTCGATATATCACTTCAAAGAAACAATGtacaagatgatgatgataaggagGAGGATGACGTGGATGAGGTACAACCACACGGAAGTGCAAGAGACCGGGAATATATGGTTCATCTACGAGATCAAATTGCTGACCAGTTAATGCGTGTAGAATGAATGATTTCATAAAAAATTGTTAGTTTTGTGAATTTAGTTTTAATATTGTAAGACAATCATCAAAACAATcctttatgtttttaaaaatatCAACCTTAATAAGTAAGCGGCCTTTCGGTTTGAGTCGAAATATATATAGTTTatctaatgttttaaaaaatattatatgtTTGAAACTGTATGAAATTTTTATTGGCAAAGTTTGAGTCAAATATTGGCTAAGTTTAAgtcaaatataaattttaatatattagtaATGTATGAGATGCTGAGTTTTTAGCATTTGAGCTTTGGTTGTTTCAACATTAATTTCAAAGATTGGTTTTGTTTTTGAACAATTGAAATTAATGCAAATCGGGTGGCAACGTGTGAGTATACAATTCTTATTAAGAAAAAATCTA of the Lactuca sativa cultivar Salinas chromosome 6, Lsat_Salinas_v11, whole genome shotgun sequence genome contains:
- the LOC111880418 gene encoding uncharacterized protein LOC111880418, encoding MRDNTSKTSGHQFTLDLLEGTNNQCIELLRMSRDSYVRLCTHFRVKSWLKDSKHISVEEKMAMFLMMIGDNQHYVIIKRRFQHSKQTIHKYFYEVLDKMMVFAKDIIVPTSFNPNPNIPGHNRRLRRIFRGAVRALDGTLVHAIVPLDKQHLYRGRGKGDCYQNVLAICDFNMISTFVVAGWEGIAHDSRILSEALTDRDAPFPFPPLARFPILKRMAPFPLVIQRNIVIACFALHNYIIKEGLSDEYFSQYNQVDISLQRNNVQDDDDKEEDDVDEVQPHGSARDREYMVHLRDQIADQLMRVE